A window of the Candidatus Hydrogenedens sp. genome harbors these coding sequences:
- a CDS encoding right-handed parallel beta-helix repeat-containing protein, protein MKKQVRRKRGFESYYVKRKLSAGIPVIFLMIFLTLHSATNAQVVIHPGDNIVDIISNNPAETTFHIEADTTTPTIYNIEQPIIVNRDITLVGVPNSASPSNPILPTDIVIAGDNVFEGVVGNGNFEETSMTDWNIQLEPPDPGDPGYSIIEQNSLALSPTHLALFKGVNQNTLPEQIHQNFQFTEDPLSGDPYLIAGYPEIWQNITFPIVSTVVDILETQPIDFPKGTEPTGISYIENTLPLSAELPLDLPNLVSAQLRFEIMRSADPVNLDDRVEIYIKMLNENRIFTIPLSAIASPMMWVSWNFDITSLIQQYNPGDTPDVEIRISKLGIGENTVYLDDFRVFLDMGFITTEIPIFCGSFDNIGCGGWTGEGNWRIDNDPLGPPLDRCLIMGPSPVSPREVWVEMFVKTKVFSGKATDMLRFSFDGMLMPTQIFAEVTPGDWVPIPEYRPNLIPNAEDYTRILVKIPSPLTNDNVKHVFHIESQVSPCALTPESIDFNTTTFDIDDVRFLVGPLANLKLPENGISIPNGDFESGNDGSWIFVTNPVIPGRDIATVIKTIGGNIAPSCSELGGVPPAKLSFQVKPVNVDGSQDFFKVWLDDDENIATKIVYDSRISGMPSDGVWTKIERWLVPPLLEEGISSFSLHVKAKVFSLNPGSYILFDDFCVSPYGGLGILIDPFGVCPDNAVQNPSFETNPDSAWNKNATALLMGPIHCYDMAYPVDCILPEPPITGTRALRFGAVNPVPILSFWLKILNATSTSDTKLEIVIDDQVIKTINANDTFYWNNYALVMIDNELLPFLDMQMHSLTIRISAGECNKSPVRFLIDDVCLGYEILMPGPSLVCLNNIILDAGFESGLSTPWDANPDKSQIIQGGPTGFIDAHTGAWYARLEGPKPDTRILSKSGILIPPSATILRFYVYVEKGSLPEQTTLKVYWDDIAGTPVWVKDAESFEEGKWILQEVPLSSLDFGPHTLYFVYENCRFLDHSIIMIDDVAIARNKFPLIEVQPNGNLCVENLSLTRGSAGILNTGGTSKVYRCFLGPHLDDGIVVMSNGTASISQTVIHGNSNDGVLNNGLTAILQSTIRSNGGIGVESKGTANTYVMASLIWENATGGLINDTGASLVSGWNLVYPLSTTDVTEVGNPITINPLSVHFLDNPWLGKLLTPIPARVPLQSILNQIPSILTPYLSQSSCSNAPYVDFENEVRDILNLQVSADEVSILGTELLWVYCKVNPVVPRSVTGRERDIGIGNTFTVEVGIQGNYTLNDATLYLVPEEYVSRVTNAPDPLLQINKLPAELKQVVTPIDTTLQKGRSVFPIDSLFLSDGDGILFTTNGRARLYLRVNQILIGIATVNDYRIRFNSEDTEFVVDTVQPRLRGDLYDATAAGFVVQNNDVVSPPTQFSYPPNWGPALLNPLAYSYGTISNGTEPTAQIFFNNQPQTGLAFVLQPAYYDPYPEYNGVPRIVEVSGFINNRSNISASTVTPIMDLITNGPVFPGFEPYRGLGCAFIAPLNDISRILSYASNPVVEYLATADPSQPGLTQPWQTALVQWRWLNLIFGPDWHIRMKFLIKDLSGNIISENPIQQDALELWWMRDPVLDITSAPRTGSWDKNPKIQWRLIRSVSDKPVNSDPCLPIYGIRLWSAIDPFNYETSIWEVVDRFVNRWGWIINRESMDKNTPIVFSDGTITTLNDIMNDSHYCGALLMATIIGADESGNVQPVPNVLLGNRFNSLGTVTGNNIPFCIWRNPCEFDIDTKLDINSWWNNTTAHPSTWREVNYNFGEREFGASRRIPLPALEDACNYRIEIKLNMSCILPSEGFVTGRRGFDVQIFEDSNLVAAGTVMMTYGDTNAEIYIPTDILSPRNDSSNFTLNWYNLNPDFLNNPPTICNLSTSDRLGDEGSPAGGFRKREVKYDIVVRAFVQDMATGALVTDSTPAKTTVTIYPPTGGKERSVTAPSQPKEEQRIKMFQRE, encoded by the coding sequence ATGAAAAAACAAGTAAGACGGAAAAGGGGATTTGAATCGTATTATGTGAAGAGAAAGTTATCAGCAGGTATCCCTGTAATTTTCCTGATGATATTTTTAACATTACATTCTGCTACAAATGCTCAGGTTGTTATACATCCCGGGGATAATATCGTTGATATTATCTCAAATAATCCAGCAGAAACTACTTTCCATATTGAGGCAGATACTACTACTCCCACCATTTATAATATTGAACAACCTATTATAGTTAATCGGGATATTACCTTGGTAGGAGTCCCTAATTCTGCTTCTCCTTCTAACCCTATATTACCTACGGATATTGTTATTGCCGGGGATAATGTATTTGAAGGGGTTGTAGGAAATGGTAATTTTGAAGAAACCTCAATGACAGATTGGAATATCCAACTGGAACCACCAGACCCTGGTGACCCGGGTTACTCTATTATTGAACAAAATAGCCTCGCATTAAGTCCTACCCATTTAGCCTTATTTAAAGGAGTTAATCAAAATACATTGCCCGAACAGATACATCAAAACTTTCAATTTACAGAAGACCCCTTATCAGGAGACCCTTATCTCATAGCAGGCTATCCAGAGATTTGGCAAAATATTACCTTTCCTATAGTATCTACAGTTGTAGATATACTTGAAACTCAACCTATAGACTTTCCTAAAGGCACAGAACCAACAGGTATATCCTATATAGAAAATACCCTCCCTCTTTCTGCAGAATTGCCTCTTGACCTTCCGAACCTTGTTTCTGCACAACTTCGATTTGAGATTATGCGGAGTGCTGACCCTGTGAATTTGGATGATAGAGTTGAAATATATATAAAAATGTTAAATGAAAATAGAATCTTTACAATTCCTTTGTCGGCTATTGCCAGTCCAATGATGTGGGTATCATGGAATTTTGATATTACTTCCTTAATTCAACAATATAATCCCGGGGATACACCTGATGTAGAGATTCGAATTTCGAAATTAGGAATAGGTGAAAATACTGTCTATCTGGATGATTTTCGGGTATTTTTAGATATGGGGTTTATTACTACAGAAATTCCTATTTTTTGCGGAAGTTTTGACAATATTGGGTGTGGCGGTTGGACAGGTGAGGGGAATTGGCGGATTGATAATGACCCATTGGGTCCCCCTTTAGATAGATGTCTTATTATGGGTCCTTCTCCTGTATCCCCAAGGGAAGTCTGGGTAGAAATGTTTGTTAAAACCAAAGTATTCAGTGGAAAAGCAACGGATATGTTGAGGTTTTCCTTTGATGGGATGTTAATGCCTACACAAATATTTGCTGAGGTAACCCCTGGGGACTGGGTTCCTATTCCTGAATATAGACCCAATTTAATCCCGAATGCCGAAGATTATACCCGTATTTTAGTTAAAATACCATCGCCTTTAACCAACGACAATGTAAAACATGTCTTTCATATTGAAAGTCAGGTTTCTCCCTGTGCTCTTACTCCAGAAAGCATTGATTTTAATACCACCACTTTCGATATAGACGATGTCCGCTTTCTTGTAGGTCCTTTAGCAAACTTAAAATTGCCCGAAAATGGTATTAGTATCCCTAATGGAGATTTCGAATCAGGAAATGATGGGTCATGGATATTCGTTACTAACCCTGTTATACCGGGGAGAGATATAGCAACTGTAATTAAAACCATAGGAGGAAATATTGCTCCTTCCTGTTCAGAATTAGGGGGTGTTCCTCCAGCAAAACTTTCCTTTCAAGTTAAACCCGTGAATGTAGATGGAAGTCAGGATTTCTTTAAGGTATGGTTAGATGATGATGAAAACATAGCAACAAAAATTGTTTACGATTCTCGTATTTCAGGTATGCCTTCAGATGGAGTCTGGACCAAAATTGAGAGATGGTTAGTTCCACCTTTGCTGGAAGAAGGTATTAGTAGCTTTTCGCTGCATGTAAAAGCAAAAGTCTTTTCACTGAATCCAGGTTCATATATTCTGTTTGATGATTTTTGTGTAAGCCCTTATGGAGGGTTGGGAATTTTGATAGACCCATTTGGAGTATGTCCTGATAATGCAGTCCAGAATCCTTCTTTTGAAACAAATCCAGATTCTGCGTGGAACAAAAATGCTACGGCTTTACTTATGGGACCTATTCATTGTTATGACATGGCATATCCCGTTGACTGTATTTTGCCAGAACCCCCCATAACCGGAACAAGAGCCTTACGATTTGGTGCCGTTAATCCAGTGCCTATATTAAGTTTTTGGTTAAAAATCCTTAATGCAACAAGCACTTCAGACACAAAATTGGAAATTGTGATTGATGACCAAGTAATAAAGACAATAAATGCTAACGATACTTTCTACTGGAATAACTATGCATTGGTAATGATAGATAATGAACTTTTGCCCTTTTTGGATATGCAAATGCATAGTTTAACAATTCGAATTAGTGCGGGAGAATGTAACAAATCTCCAGTCCGTTTCCTAATTGATGATGTCTGCTTGGGCTATGAAATACTTATGCCGGGACCATCATTGGTGTGTTTAAATAATATAATATTAGATGCTGGGTTTGAATCAGGATTATCGACGCCATGGGATGCCAATCCTGATAAAAGCCAGATAATTCAAGGAGGTCCCACGGGCTTTATTGATGCTCATACGGGTGCCTGGTATGCACGATTAGAAGGACCAAAACCTGATACACGTATACTCTCGAAATCAGGAATTTTAATTCCTCCCTCAGCAACAATACTCCGATTTTATGTCTATGTTGAAAAAGGGAGTTTGCCCGAGCAAACAACATTAAAAGTTTACTGGGATGATATAGCAGGGACACCTGTATGGGTTAAAGATGCGGAAAGTTTTGAAGAAGGGAAATGGATTCTTCAAGAAGTGCCTTTGTCATCTTTAGATTTCGGTCCACATACTTTGTATTTCGTTTATGAAAATTGTAGGTTTCTTGACCATTCCATAATTATGATTGATGATGTTGCAATAGCAAGAAACAAATTCCCTCTGATAGAAGTTCAACCCAATGGCAATTTATGTGTCGAAAATCTTTCCCTAACCAGAGGCAGTGCTGGTATCCTGAATACAGGAGGAACAAGTAAAGTTTATCGCTGTTTCTTAGGTCCTCACCTTGATGATGGTATCGTTGTTATGTCAAATGGAACCGCTTCTATTTCACAAACTGTTATACATGGAAATTCGAATGATGGTGTTTTGAATAACGGGTTAACAGCAATATTACAAAGCACGATTCGTTCTAATGGGGGTATAGGCGTTGAGAGCAAAGGAACTGCAAATACTTATGTAATGGCATCGCTAATCTGGGAAAATGCCACTGGCGGATTGATAAATGATACAGGGGCAAGTTTGGTGAGTGGTTGGAATCTCGTTTATCCTCTAAGTACTACAGATGTTACAGAAGTAGGAAATCCAATAACAATCAATCCTCTTTCCGTCCACTTCCTTGACAATCCATGGTTAGGGAAATTATTAACTCCTATTCCAGCACGAGTTCCGTTGCAATCAATTCTGAACCAAATTCCGAGTATATTAACACCATATTTAAGTCAATCAAGTTGTAGCAACGCCCCTTATGTAGATTTTGAAAATGAAGTTCGCGATATTCTAAACCTTCAGGTGAGTGCCGATGAGGTAAGTATTTTGGGGACAGAACTTCTGTGGGTATATTGTAAAGTAAACCCAGTTGTTCCTCGTAGTGTTACAGGTAGAGAGAGAGACATTGGTATTGGAAATACATTTACTGTAGAAGTAGGAATTCAAGGGAATTATACTCTTAATGATGCTACCTTGTATCTTGTCCCTGAAGAGTATGTATCTCGAGTTACAAATGCTCCCGACCCATTATTGCAGATAAACAAACTTCCCGCAGAATTAAAACAGGTTGTTACTCCCATAGATACTACTCTTCAAAAAGGAAGAAGTGTATTTCCCATTGATTCGTTATTTTTGTCCGATGGAGATGGAATATTATTTACCACAAATGGTAGAGCAAGACTCTATTTGCGAGTAAATCAAATTCTAATAGGTATTGCAACTGTTAATGATTACAGAATAAGATTTAATTCAGAAGATACGGAGTTTGTAGTTGATACAGTTCAGCCTCGTTTAAGAGGTGACTTATATGATGCAACTGCGGCAGGTTTTGTTGTACAAAACAATGATGTTGTTTCTCCGCCAACTCAATTTAGTTATCCCCCCAATTGGGGCCCTGCTCTTCTTAATCCTCTGGCATATTCTTACGGAACAATAAGCAATGGAACAGAACCAACAGCACAGATATTCTTTAATAATCAACCTCAAACGGGTCTTGCTTTTGTATTGCAACCAGCATATTATGACCCATATCCCGAATATAATGGTGTGCCAAGGATTGTAGAGGTTTCCGGGTTTATTAATAATAGGTCAAATATATCTGCATCCACAGTTACCCCTATAATGGATTTGATTACCAACGGACCTGTATTCCCGGGTTTTGAACCTTATAGAGGTTTGGGATGTGCTTTTATCGCTCCGTTAAATGACATAAGTCGAATTCTTTCCTATGCATCCAATCCAGTAGTAGAATATCTCGCTACAGCCGACCCATCTCAACCAGGACTTACACAACCATGGCAAACTGCATTAGTCCAATGGAGATGGTTAAATCTTATCTTCGGTCCTGATTGGCATATTCGTATGAAGTTTTTAATTAAAGATTTATCAGGGAATATTATTTCCGAAAATCCTATTCAGCAAGATGCTCTCGAGTTATGGTGGATGAGAGACCCTGTGTTAGATATTACTTCTGCTCCAAGGACGGGTTCCTGGGATAAAAACCCAAAGATACAATGGAGATTGATAAGAAGCGTATCGGATAAACCTGTAAATTCTGACCCATGTCTCCCTATTTATGGGATTCGTTTATGGTCTGCTATAGACCCCTTCAATTATGAAACTTCTATTTGGGAAGTTGTAGATAGATTTGTGAATCGTTGGGGGTGGATTATTAATCGTGAAAGTATGGATAAAAATACACCTATCGTATTTTCGGATGGAACCATAACAACTCTTAATGACATTATGAATGATAGTCATTATTGTGGTGCCCTTTTAATGGCGACGATTATTGGAGCCGATGAATCCGGAAATGTTCAACCAGTTCCAAATGTTCTTTTAGGGAATAGATTTAATTCTTTAGGAACAGTGACTGGAAACAATATTCCATTCTGTATATGGAGAAACCCCTGTGAATTTGACATTGATACAAAATTGGATATAAATTCATGGTGGAACAATACCACTGCACACCCAAGCACATGGAGAGAGGTGAATTATAATTTTGGTGAAAGGGAATTTGGTGCCTCACGAAGAATCCCACTACCTGCACTGGAAGATGCCTGTAATTATCGTATTGAAATAAAACTGAACATGTCTTGTATCCTTCCTTCAGAAGGATTTGTTACTGGAAGAAGGGGATTTGATGTGCAGATATTTGAAGATTCCAATTTAGTTGCCGCAGGAACAGTAATGATGACCTACGGAGATACAAATGCAGAAATATATATTCCAACAGATATATTATCACCGAGAAACGATAGTTCCAATTTCACTTTGAACTGGTATAACTTAAATCCTGATTTTCTAAATAATCCACCTACAATATGTAATTTGTCTACTTCAGATAGATTAGGAGACGAGGGCTCTCCTGCAGGTGGATTTAGAAAGCGTGAAGTGAAATACGACATTGTTGTTCGTGCCTTTGTTCAAGATATGGCAACAGGTGCGTTAGTAACCGATTCAACACCTGCAAAAACCACAGTAACAATATATCCTCCTACGGGGGGTAAGGAAAGGTCTGTTACAGCACCGTCTCAACCGAAAGAAGAACAACGAATAAAGATGTTCCAAAGAGAATGA
- a CDS encoding formylglycine-generating enzyme family protein, with translation MKQAVVWGIRWAIVIILFASCSSEKKKQQLSSVTIDSSPEQGATVVVFGEEKGVTPLTLTDLPPGSLEVILKKERYQRTVETLLLRPGEHSQYKLELKPLQGYINFETEPPGAEVYLEGVKIGNTPIFRYAVEIGHKKYKLQLTDYYPVEGDLEVREDFQYPIKYILKPMEGTINILSRPTGGTVRINNVPQSQKTPLQLQLAPGEYLITVSADGFLEEHSKVLIQPNKEQTVTLVLKEGETPPGMVLIPAGEFIFGENERSPDEAPRRKVFVPAFYIDKYEVTNEEFKKVFSDHNFPKGQERYPVTGVSWDQAMSYATRVGKRLPTEIEWEKAARGEDGREYPWGNEFSLDFCNTREKNLDMPVPIGSYIGGVSPYGCFDMAGNAYEWVSDWYQRYEGNQYIRKEYGQIYRVLRGGSFMTEKFDARCARRHFDRMDANRADYGFRCVKDLPKNLSVQKN, from the coding sequence ATGAAGCAGGCTGTAGTATGGGGTATAAGGTGGGCTATTGTTATAATACTTTTCGCATCATGCTCCTCTGAAAAGAAAAAACAACAATTGAGTAGCGTTACGATTGATAGTTCGCCCGAACAGGGAGCAACAGTTGTGGTATTTGGTGAAGAGAAAGGAGTTACTCCCCTGACACTGACAGACCTTCCCCCAGGCTCTCTCGAAGTAATATTAAAAAAAGAACGCTACCAACGAACAGTAGAAACATTACTTCTTCGTCCCGGAGAACATTCCCAATATAAATTAGAATTAAAGCCATTACAAGGATACATTAACTTTGAAACAGAACCACCGGGAGCCGAAGTGTATTTGGAGGGAGTGAAGATAGGAAATACACCTATTTTCCGATATGCGGTAGAAATTGGACATAAAAAATATAAATTACAACTGACTGATTATTATCCCGTGGAAGGTGATTTAGAAGTCCGAGAAGATTTTCAATATCCTATAAAATATATTTTAAAGCCTATGGAAGGGACAATAAATATTCTTTCTCGTCCTACAGGGGGAACCGTTCGAATTAATAATGTTCCTCAATCACAAAAAACTCCCTTACAATTACAACTTGCCCCAGGGGAATATTTGATTACTGTATCTGCCGATGGTTTTCTTGAAGAGCATTCAAAAGTTCTTATTCAGCCCAATAAAGAACAAACGGTTACACTCGTGTTAAAAGAAGGGGAAACACCACCAGGAATGGTATTAATTCCGGCAGGCGAATTCATTTTTGGTGAAAACGAACGCTCTCCGGATGAAGCCCCGAGAAGAAAAGTTTTCGTTCCGGCATTTTATATTGATAAATATGAAGTAACAAATGAAGAATTTAAAAAAGTTTTTTCGGACCATAATTTTCCCAAAGGACAGGAACGCTATCCTGTAACCGGTGTTTCATGGGACCAGGCTATGTCTTATGCTACAAGGGTTGGCAAAAGATTGCCAACGGAAATAGAATGGGAAAAAGCGGCTCGTGGAGAAGATGGCAGAGAATACCCGTGGGGAAATGAATTTTCATTAGATTTCTGTAATACAAGAGAAAAAAATCTTGACATGCCTGTCCCTATTGGTAGTTATATCGGAGGCGTTTCTCCGTATGGTTGTTTTGATATGGCAGGAAATGCGTATGAATGGGTTTCTGATTGGTATCAACGATATGAAGGAAATCAATATATTCGAAAAGAATACGGACAAATTTATCGCGTGTTAAGGGGTGGCTCCTTTATGACAGAAAAATTTGATGCACGATGTGCCCGTCGTCATTTTGACAGAATGGATGCAAATCGTGCGGATTATGGCTTTAGATGTGTAAAAGACTTACCCAAAAATTTATCGGTGCAAAAGAATTAA